GCATCCTGTCCAGTTCTCTTGGCGATTCACCTTCGAGCAATCTCCTTGCTTTTTCTATACTTTCTTCGGGAAAGGAGCATTTCAATCGGTCTGGTTTCTCCTTCAGCGGCGGTTTTGATTTAGACGCAGATCTGCGTTGTGAATCGTACTCTTCCACTCGCTTCAAAAAGCTCTCGGTTTCAGGCGACCTCACTGGATGCAATTCCACTGTTTCACGAGTCATTGGAGCTCAATTCACCTACCTCAGCCAGTATGAGTTCACGATATCCAATGTTTGGGCTTCAGACCTTATTCGTAGAACTCTAAGAACTAGTCGTCATTAGGAACGGATAAGCCATATTAGGGCTTCTCATGCCAATAAGCCAGATGAGCACTGATTGCAGGTTATATTATACAGTTTTGTCTATACTTTAACACTCTTGAGACAATAGGGGCATGTTCCAGCAGCGAGGGAGGCTTTCCTTCAGCGCAATGCAATTGACTGCTTTCTCCTGGTTAAATAAACTTGGAAGCCGCAGAatgcaaagaagatcagGTAGACCAATGCAGCCAGGAAAACGGTATGAGCTACACTGTAGTATAGTTTGCGACGGTTAGTATTCGCTCGTAAAAGTCCGGCTAATATTCAAAGAATTGAGTAACATACGCAGGGCCATCTTCAGGATCATTGATGGAACCGACAAAGGATTCGTGGTTGGTATTGAATAAATGGGCGATCACAGACAATATAACGACACCAAAGGCTGACAGAATCGTGCAAGCCCAAGCACTTGTGGCCTTCAAGGATGAGATCAGATGTTAGTTGAGGTAATGCGAAAGGCTAGAGAGATGTAAAAAGGCTGCACATACTGATACAATTGGCTTCATGGCAGATTGCGCTAGGCTTCTCGGATCTGAAGGTAATGCTATCACTGCGGCAGAGCTTTCAAGATGTAGGGGACGATTCTAAAGGACTTAGTTGTTGCAAcaagctgcttctgctgtGATTCGTCCAATGCGATTAGCTTGAAGCCGTTAGGATTCGAAGAGAACGGGCTAACCAGTACTTCCAGGAGGGCGATGCACTGCTGTTGAGCTCTTAGAGCTCTCAGACCAGCGTTATATGTCTGTTTCTGGCGGGCAGCAGCGCCGGTACGGACGTGATATCTCGGACCCGGCCGCTGCGCCGATGAAAGGTTCTTCGGTCTGCAAGTCTTTCACGAACAGCTTGAACAAGACTCCTCCCAGAGGCGTCATCCAAACGTCTAGCAGCTCACCGCAACCATCCGTCATTCGTCTGCAATATCATGCGCATGCTAGTGCCGTGCTCTCAGGTGACTGTCAGTTCCTGGTATGTGTTAAAttctttgatattttttcAACAAACTTCaggtctcttggcccagTTGGTTAAGGCACCGTGCTAATAACGCGGGGATCAGCGGTTCGATCCCGCTAGAGACCATTTTTTTCCATCTGCTAATTAATGGCTAGTTAATAAGTGTATATTCACTAAGTAAGCAGCACTTTACGTATCGATCTTAAACTACACGGCACTACAAACCCTCGAACTTCGCTATTCCATGTGAGCTGGCCTGCTTCCCAGCCAGTTTCCGCtttttgttcttgtttTTCCGGGGCTCCTCAGGCTTCTGTTCGTCAGTGTCGTCTCCAGCCAAGTCCTTGTCAAGTTCTGCAATCAGTTCTTCTCTGGACAGCCCAACCAAGACGGTGCCGTCCTCGCTGTCGGAGCTCGAATCGTCCGTGATCTCCGCGTCGCTTGACACATCATTATCGCTTTCAGCGGTCGGCGCCTGCTCTGCGTCACTTTCAGAGCTTGACGCGTCCTTTTCATCGATCGATTGCCATAGCACGATCTTGTCCATGCCTCCGGAAACGACCCTGTACTCGTAATCGAGGTCGATGAACGTCacctcgtcgtcgtcgctATGCGTTCTCACTTCGACCACCCGCCCGCGCTTGACGTCCGCCTTGTATATTTTGCCGTCGGAGCAGCCGCACCACACGGCGTCGTCGTCCTGCAGCGTCGGCACGACGCAGTCGACGCTTTCGTTCTGGCAAATCTTAATTCGGTTCATTTGGTCCTCGAGATCGTTCTTGTTCGGTTTCCAAACGGTCAAAACGCCCTCCCCCATGCCGCACACCACGGTGTCGCCGGCCTCGGGGTCCACAAACGCGCCGCAGAGCATCTCGTCCTCCTGGTTGTCGCTCACGACCACCTTCCGCTTCGCGTCGTCGTCGCCACACTCCCTGGCGTCCCAGTACGCAAGCGTTGTCTGGCCCAGCGAGATGTACTTGTGAACAGACCGCTTCGCGAACTGAAAGATGTCGTTGATCGCGTCGCCGCCGTGAATCTTCACGATCCTGTTGGTTCGTTTCAGCGTCTCGCTGTTCACCACCGTCACGTTGCCGTCCTCGTCGCCGAGCAACAGATACGCGTGTGTGGCAGACTTGGCCATCTTGGTGAACCCGCACGTCTGCTCTCTGAGCGTCACCTTCTGCACAACCTTCCCCGTATCACTGCgcgccttcttcaacacgTTGTCCGTCCCGACAGAGTACACGTACGTGCCGTCTGCGTCCAGACACATGCACCTCACGCTGCCCCGGTGTCTCCTGGTCCGCCACTCCAGCCGGACGCCCTCCGGCGACTCCTCGTCTCCTGCCTCCACACACGTCCACAAGCTCTGCTGCCCGTCTCTGTCTCGctgcttcttgttctctgCCAATGTCTGCTGCAACCGCGCCGCATCGTATGAGTAGCAGTAGACGTGCCCGTCTGCCAGCCCGCACAGCAGCATCGGTCTCTCAGGGTGCAGCACCATCTGGAAAACCGGCTGCGGAAACCGCCATTCCGCCAGCGGCTCCTCCACGGCGCTCATCGGTAACTTGCTCTTCTTGCCCATCGGCCGTCCGCCAGCTGAACGAATGCTCATCGCCAAATAGCCATACTAAGCATGTTCTAAAGAGTAGCGTTTTTTTAGCGTGAAAAAATGCATGCTTTTTCTACGTGGGCGAATAGTGATGAGCCTGGTCGCAAGCATAAGAGGGTTAGCATGGTTAGCATCTGAAGCGCATTCGCTGTGTCGGAAGCAGTGGTAACAGGAGATGGATCCTCGGATTTGGCTTTACCACGTTTGCCAATGGCTTTCAGGTCCATTGCTTCAAAAGTAGTCGTAGCAAGAGACAGTTCTGGAGTTCTGGAGTTACCACGATTACCAGCAGGCTTTATGATCGTTTTCTCAGCCGGATATCCATATGGAGGTATAATGTACAATTGGCTGGGCCTCGCATTGCGTTCTCGGCTTTCATACGGTGACCGGTGTTCTTGCAATAGAAGTTTTGTGTTATGCATTCGTCGCTCGTACTGGGGTCTTCCTTGGTTTCTAGCTCTTTTTAATCCACGATTGCTGGAACCGGAAGACTGCTGAGGCTTAAGGTCGCCTTGATCAATGCCCGATACTCGATCGGTTTTTTCGTTGATGACTTGAGACCCCGGAAATAGATGGCTATCGCCATCTTCTCAGACGCATAGCTTTTGGGAGTCTTGTCCCAGTTCTTTTGAACCGCTCGTTAAATTGTTGGATACCCAGCGTTGCTTGAGATGACGGGAGGATGTTGTTGAGTGTCCTACCAACGTCGGGCTCCTTCGTCGCTCGAACGACACATCCTGATAGTTCTGCTCGCTTATGTAGTGCTGAGCCCATTCTGCGGCCTGCCCGCTAAGGTGCCTTACCAAATAAACAACACGGCCAGCTTCGTATGCCAATCAAATGTTCCCATGCAAAATTCCATGTTGAATATGAACCGTTTCGACATCCTCTTCCGTGCCTTCGAAGCGTAGCGATGAGTGTTGCTCGACCTTGGGTCTAAACTCGCTTGGAGTTGCTGAGTTCCTTTCTCCCTCGACATTAGAGCTCTTGTTGGCAAGGTGCAGCTAGAGGCAGCTAGTGACCGTAAGCACTACCAGATGTTGCAATACCGGACCGTATTACCAGCATAACTTAGTCATTCCATCagaatatcttgaagtaacTTAAAGGTAAGTTATCAAGACAAAGAACGAATTACTATGCTGCGCTGATTCCTCTGAAAGCATTAACAGTCGGAAGCCTTCTCGATGCGAGATCGGATCGCTGTAGCTGCAACGGGAAGTCGAAGAGTAGACACTGAGCAGCAACGTCGCTCATTAGCTCACACCGAGCGCAATGCTAGGACTGGAGACATATGAAGCTTCTCCAGTGAGAATCAAAGGCGTCAGAAAAGCGTACTAGAAAGAATATTCAAGTTCAAACTCGGAAACCAGACTTATGAGATTCCCATTTACGTAGCCGACGCAATTGATCCAGACATTATCAGAGGTAATTCTGTACTCGAACCCGAATCTTTGCTAGGACATACCCCAAGTTTGATTTATTATCGAGATCGAATCGTTGTCCCTGCAAATTACCAAGATGAAGTTATGAAGTAATGCGATGACCGCTCGCTGTTTGGTGGACACTTTGGCATTACAGTCACACTCGGGAAAATAGTCCCAATATGCTACTGGCCAAAGTTACAACATTCGATCACCCGGTACATCCAGACGTGCGTACAATGGCAGTTAATAAAATCCCATAGGTTGCGCCGAAATGGCTTGCTGAACCAACCCGTAGCGGAGGGAAGATGGCGTGCATATCAATGGATTTTGTTACTGGACTGCCCCCCACAGCGAGTAATCTGAACATGATTCTGGTTGTGGTAGACCGTTTTTCTAAACGAGCTCACTTTATCGCAACAAGGAAGACTCTAGACGCATCTCAGCTGATAGATCTGTTATTCCGCTAAGTGTTTTCCTATCGTGGATTCCCGAGAACTATCACTAGTGATAGAGCTGTCCGCATCACTGCAGACAAATATCAGGAACTCACGAAACGGTTGGGGATTAAATCGACAATGTCGACCCCGAATCACCCCCAGACGGATGGCTAAACTGAGAGGACCATCCAAACCCTGAATCGAATGCTTAGAGCCTACGCTGTAACCGATGTCGGGAATTGGCACAAGTACCTGCCACAGATTGAGTTGTTTACAACTCGACTACGAATCGCACTTTAGGTACATCACCATTTGAACCAGATTTAGGATATGTTCCTAATGAACCGGTGATCAAGACGATGAACTTAACGCAGGGAATTTTACAGCCGCCGAACTGTCCCGCCGTCTGAAGGCTATCGCGGCTCAGATACAAATGGAAGTTAATAACAACAAAGGACGTAAACTATTGATCCTGAACATGGAGATTACGTTCTCGTCCGCAGATATGCACACTTCAAAAGAGGAGCCTACATGAAGGTACAACCGTTATACGTCGGTCCCTTCCGTGTAGTCAAAAAGATACATGACAACGCATACGAACTCGATTTAGATTCCTCAAAGAAGGCGCATGGGGTTATTAAGGTACAACACCTAAAGAATTTCATTTATCGTCCAGATGCATACCCGAAAGAGAAACCTAGGAATTCATTTGAACGCACTCAGAGAGCCAGTGAGGTCATAGCGCTTGTTGGAATTGATACTAAGCATCACGTTTACTCACAAGGCTTGTGAGTCATAAAGTGACAAGGTCCAAGTGAGTGGTCTGACCAAGACAAATCCAGACTACCATCTGATGGCTATGCGAGGCGATAACGGAGGAACCGTGGCACGATTCCTATGGTCCAGCTGCCAGTTTTACACTGGTGGTCTGACGACTGTGAGACGATTATGCTACATATAATCAGTTGCTGCGAATCAAGAGGTTACCATTCAAGCGACCCGGAGTCCTTTTCCTATCTGGCAGAGCTCTTTGACAAGTTCGAATAGCTAAAGAATTATCCCGTCCTATTGGTAGCCCTCAAAGCAGACCTGGACAAGGTCCAGCAGAGGTGCCGCCTCCAGCCTGATGAATTTGC
The nucleotide sequence above comes from Torulaspora globosa chromosome 6, complete sequence. Encoded proteins:
- a CDS encoding uncharacterized protein (ancestral locus Anc_7.526); protein product: MKPIVSATSAWACTILSAFGVVILSVIAHLFNTNHESFVGSINDPEDGPAVAHTVFLAALVYLIFFAFCGFQVYLTRRKQSIALR
- the JIP5 gene encoding Jip5p (ancestral locus Anc_7.525) produces the protein MSIRSAGGRPMGKKSKLPMSAVEEPLAEWRFPQPVFQMVLHPERPMLLCGLADGHVYCYSYDAARLQQTLAENKKQRDRDGQQSLWTCVEAGDEESPEGVRLEWRTRRHRGSVRCMCLDADGTYVYSVGTDNVLKKARSDTGKVVQKVTLREQTCGFTKMAKSATHAYLLLGDEDGNVTVVNSETLKRTNRIVKIHGGDAINDIFQFAKRSVHKYISLGQTTLAYWDARECGDDDAKRKVVVSDNQEDEMLCGAFVDPEAGDTVVCGMGEGVLTVWKPNKNDLEDQMNRIKICQNESVDCVVPTLQDDDAVWCGCSDGKIYKADVKRGRVVEVRTHSDDDEVTFIDLDYEYRVVSGGMDKIVLWQSIDEKDASSSESDAEQAPTAESDNDVSSDAEITDDSSSDSEDGTVLVGLSREELIAELDKDLAGDDTDEQKPEEPRKNKNKKRKLAGKQASSHGIAKFEGL